TATACGCCTCATACAGAGGTAACCCTGTGGGCAGAATCCCATGAAGGATATTATTTTACGGGATGGTCTGGAGATACTGTTTCCGCAGATGATACTCTAGAGATTGTTACAGATACGGGGACTCATCTCTCTGCCGGGTTTGATATTGTGGAGTATACCCTTACCTATGAATCAAATGGAGCGGATTCTCTGGCAGATAATCCGGAAACATATACGGTGGAATCGGATACCCTTTACCTTGCCGCACCGTATCGCAGTAATTATGATTTTGTTGGATGGTTTAGAGACTCTGCTTTTACGAATGATCCCGTCACAAAGATTCTTCCCGGTACGACGGGTGATCTTATGTTCTACGCACAGTGGAGTATTCACACCTATTCCCTTGAGGTATCCGCAG
This Chitinivibrio alkaliphilus ACht1 DNA region includes the following protein-coding sequences:
- a CDS encoding InlB B-repeat-containing protein; its protein translation is YTPHTEVTLWAESHEGYYFTGWSGDTVSADDTLEIVTDTGTHLSAGFDIVEYTLTYESNGADSLADNPETYTVESDTLYLAAPYRSNYDFVGWFRDSAFTNDPVTKILPGTTGDLMFYAQWSIHTYSLEVSA